In one window of Lepidochelys kempii isolate rLepKem1 chromosome 27, rLepKem1.hap2, whole genome shotgun sequence DNA:
- the PHB1 gene encoding prohibitin 1 isoform X2 translates to MRRAGGGLRRRCWLAFHVEVRAVAEVDGGHRAVIFDRFRGVQDVVVGEGTHFLIPWVQKPIIFDCRSRPRNVPVITGSKDLQNVNITLRILFRPVAAQLPRIFTSLGEDYDERVLPSITTEILKSVVARFDAGELITQRELVSRQVSEDLTERADTFGLILDDVSLTHLTFGKEFTEAVELKQVAQQEAERARFIVEKAEQQKKAAVITAEGDSIAAELVATSLTAAGDGLIELRKLEAAEDIAYQLSRSRNITYLPSGQSVLLQLPQ, encoded by the exons ATGAGACGCGCTGGCGGAGGACTGCGCAGGCGCTGTTGGCTGGCCTTTCATGTGGAGGTCAGGGCTGTGGCCGAAg TCGATGGAGGACACAGAGCCGTTATCTTCGATCGATTCCGTGGTGTTCAAGATGTGGTGGTAGGAGAAGGAACCCACTTTCTCATCCCCTGGGTACAGAAACCAATCATCTTTGACTGTCGTTCCCGCCCACGTAATGTCCCTGTCATCACTGGCAGCAAAG ATCTACAGAATGTGAACATCACACTGCGTATCTTGTTTAGACCAGTTGCTGCCCAGTTACCTCGAATTTTCACTAGCCTCGGGGAGGATTATGACGAGCGCGTACTACCGTCCATCACCACCGAGATCCTGAAGTCTGTTGTG GCTCGTTTTGACGCAGGAGAGCTGATCACACAGAGAGAGCTGGTTTCCAGGCAAGTGAGTGAAGACCTCACGGAGCGAGCAGATACCTTTGGCCTCATCCTAGATGACGTTTCCTTG acacaTCTGACCTTTGGGAAGGAGTTCACGGAGGCAGTAGAATTGAAGCAGGTGGCCCAGCAGGAAGCAGAGAGAGCCAGATTCATAGTGGAAAAG GCTGAGCAGCAGAAAAAGGCAGCTGTCATTACTGCCGAGGGGGACTCCATCGCGGCCGAGCTGGTTGCCACCTCGCTGACCGCAGCTGGTGACGGCCTGATTGAACTCCGCAAGCTGGAGGCAGCCGAAGACATTGCTTACCAGCTCTCACGGTCCCGCAACATCACCTACCTGCCATCAGGCCAGTcggtgctgctccagctgccccaATGA
- the PHB1 gene encoding prohibitin 1 isoform X1, which yields MASRLFENIGKFGLGLAIAGGVVNSALYNVDGGHRAVIFDRFRGVQDVVVGEGTHFLIPWVQKPIIFDCRSRPRNVPVITGSKDLQNVNITLRILFRPVAAQLPRIFTSLGEDYDERVLPSITTEILKSVVARFDAGELITQRELVSRQVSEDLTERADTFGLILDDVSLTHLTFGKEFTEAVELKQVAQQEAERARFIVEKAEQQKKAAVITAEGDSIAAELVATSLTAAGDGLIELRKLEAAEDIAYQLSRSRNITYLPSGQSVLLQLPQ from the exons ATGGCTTCCAGACTCTTTGAGAACATTGGCAAATTTGGTTTGGGATTAGCCATTGCAGGGGGAGTTGTCAACTCCGCTCTCTATAATG TCGATGGAGGACACAGAGCCGTTATCTTCGATCGATTCCGTGGTGTTCAAGATGTGGTGGTAGGAGAAGGAACCCACTTTCTCATCCCCTGGGTACAGAAACCAATCATCTTTGACTGTCGTTCCCGCCCACGTAATGTCCCTGTCATCACTGGCAGCAAAG ATCTACAGAATGTGAACATCACACTGCGTATCTTGTTTAGACCAGTTGCTGCCCAGTTACCTCGAATTTTCACTAGCCTCGGGGAGGATTATGACGAGCGCGTACTACCGTCCATCACCACCGAGATCCTGAAGTCTGTTGTG GCTCGTTTTGACGCAGGAGAGCTGATCACACAGAGAGAGCTGGTTTCCAGGCAAGTGAGTGAAGACCTCACGGAGCGAGCAGATACCTTTGGCCTCATCCTAGATGACGTTTCCTTG acacaTCTGACCTTTGGGAAGGAGTTCACGGAGGCAGTAGAATTGAAGCAGGTGGCCCAGCAGGAAGCAGAGAGAGCCAGATTCATAGTGGAAAAG GCTGAGCAGCAGAAAAAGGCAGCTGTCATTACTGCCGAGGGGGACTCCATCGCGGCCGAGCTGGTTGCCACCTCGCTGACCGCAGCTGGTGACGGCCTGATTGAACTCCGCAAGCTGGAGGCAGCCGAAGACATTGCTTACCAGCTCTCACGGTCCCGCAACATCACCTACCTGCCATCAGGCCAGTcggtgctgctccagctgccccaATGA